The region AATATCTCCAGATGGTAGATATCTTGCTTATTCATGCAACATAACCGGTTACTATACAATATGGGTAAAAGATCTGTTTACTCAAGAAAAATGGTGCATTACGCAGGATATACCGCACGACGCTTTTTATCCAGTTTTTTCACCGGATGGTAAGGTTGTTGCGTTCAGCGTTTATGAAGGAAATTTTGAACCGGATATATGGTTTGTTAGATTCAGGCCAGTTTCGTCAACCCTTCAAGCTGAATCTGTTCCTCGCTCGTCAAGAGCTCCTTGCCATTGAGTATGATCAACAGGTCTTCTTCAAATTTTGCTATACCCAAGACAATATTTGTTTTTGTTTTACCAAGATCTGCAGGGGGTTGTTCAATCTGTTTATCTGTTATGGTAAGTACTTCGTGCACCTGATCAACAAGTAAACCAATCTTCCTGTCGTCCAGATTGATGACTACGATTTTTGAAGATGGAGCTCTGTCTGTAATTTTCATCTTGAATTTCTTCTTCAAATTTATGATTGGGATCACATTGCCACGGAGATTCATAATCCCCTCCA is a window of Pseudothermotoga elfii DSM 9442 = NBRC 107921 DNA encoding:
- a CDS encoding chemotaxis protein CheW, which gives rise to MELKVVSFLLGEEKFALDIMSVDSIVEMGKIVKIPESADYVEGIMNLRGNVIPIINLKKKFKMKITDRAPSSKIVVINLDDRKIGLLVDQVHEVLTITDKQIEQPPADLGKTKTNIVLGIAKFEEDLLIILNGKELLTSEEQIQLEGLTKLA